A DNA window from Methylobacterium sp. NMS14P contains the following coding sequences:
- a CDS encoding AsmA family protein, with amino-acid sequence MMSLRRPIFVLALGSLIAAGFGLRDWPLEDGRVTAFARRAFDAYGLGLTLQGPASLAVLPWPRLTLDRVRLAAGSDGPVLADEGRLTIDLDPLSLLGGRAAVSGLRLEGARLSDDPGGWDEPLARLAEQARSGEAARPRRIVVRDARLASGDTARDIDLDVAWPLWGKAAEGRASLIWRGVPTRIALTHLRPAELAHRRGSPFTAEITWPDGSLAADGTVTLPAKGSALPVMAGQVRFETRSLPESLAWIGRDVPLAPLAGAFSIDGRFETAERSVSWPSLRIGLGQNVLEGAGAVAFGPGKAPRLSVQATLAAETLDLTPLVADLSRLLDPAPASIALAPFTRGDLDLRLSAAEGRAGAVRVQDLAASVLVRDASLEVAVNRARIQDGTFKGRVNLTSGADPAATELRTQGSLDRVDLGALLGEIGAARWVVGPVQGHFALDARARDTAGLLAHLNGRATLAMDGGAIAGLDLADVIHRNGAVASGALARRNGRTAFERAVVTLRFVDGVGEIAESGLLGPSVGATLHGQVSLPERRLDAKGDLVLRPPGDSSRGILFAVTGPWSALTAQTVAHSEATDPAGRYGDAMLPDPLKLPATLGLPGNARAYAP; translated from the coding sequence ATGATGTCGCTGCGCCGCCCGATCTTCGTCCTCGCACTCGGGAGCCTGATCGCTGCCGGCTTCGGCCTGCGCGACTGGCCCCTCGAGGACGGCCGGGTCACGGCGTTCGCGCGCCGCGCCTTCGATGCCTACGGCCTCGGTCTGACGCTGCAGGGACCCGCGAGCCTCGCTGTGCTGCCCTGGCCGCGCCTGACCCTCGACCGCGTCCGGCTCGCCGCCGGTTCCGACGGCCCGGTCCTGGCGGATGAGGGCCGCCTGACCATCGACCTTGACCCGCTGAGCCTCCTCGGCGGGCGCGCGGCCGTGAGCGGGCTCCGCCTGGAGGGCGCGCGGCTGTCGGACGACCCCGGCGGCTGGGACGAACCCCTCGCGCGCCTCGCCGAGCAGGCCAGGTCCGGCGAGGCGGCCCGGCCCCGCCGGATCGTCGTGCGCGACGCGCGCCTCGCCTCCGGCGACACGGCCCGGGACATCGACCTCGACGTCGCGTGGCCGCTCTGGGGCAAGGCCGCCGAGGGCCGCGCCAGCCTCATCTGGCGCGGCGTGCCGACCCGGATCGCCCTGACCCACCTGCGTCCGGCCGAGTTGGCCCATCGCCGCGGCAGCCCGTTCACCGCGGAGATCACGTGGCCGGACGGCAGCCTCGCGGCCGACGGAACGGTGACGCTGCCCGCGAAGGGCAGCGCGCTGCCCGTCATGGCGGGGCAGGTCCGGTTCGAGACGCGATCGCTGCCGGAGAGCCTGGCCTGGATCGGCCGTGATGTGCCGCTGGCGCCGCTCGCCGGTGCCTTCTCGATCGACGGCCGGTTCGAGACGGCCGAGCGGTCCGTCTCGTGGCCGAGCCTGCGCATCGGCCTGGGCCAGAACGTGCTCGAGGGGGCCGGCGCCGTCGCGTTCGGTCCCGGCAAGGCGCCGCGCCTCTCGGTGCAGGCGACCCTGGCGGCCGAGACGCTCGATCTCACGCCTCTCGTCGCGGATCTGTCGCGGCTCCTCGACCCCGCGCCCGCGTCGATCGCCCTGGCGCCCTTCACGCGGGGCGACCTCGACCTGCGCCTGTCGGCGGCCGAGGGGCGCGCCGGCGCGGTCCGGGTGCAGGATCTGGCGGCGAGCGTCCTGGTGCGGGACGCTTCCCTGGAAGTGGCGGTGAACCGGGCCCGGATCCAGGACGGCACGTTCAAGGGGCGCGTGAACCTGACGAGCGGTGCCGACCCGGCCGCGACCGAGTTGCGCACACAGGGGAGCCTCGACCGCGTCGATCTCGGCGCGCTCCTCGGCGAGATCGGCGCGGCGCGGTGGGTGGTCGGGCCCGTGCAGGGGCATTTCGCCCTCGACGCCAGGGCCCGCGACACGGCCGGGCTGCTGGCGCATCTGAACGGTCGGGCGACCCTCGCCATGGACGGCGGTGCCATCGCGGGCCTCGACCTCGCCGACGTCATCCATCGCAACGGCGCGGTGGCCTCCGGGGCCCTGGCGCGCCGGAACGGCCGGACGGCCTTCGAGCGGGCCGTGGTGACGCTGCGCTTCGTCGACGGCGTGGGCGAGATCGCCGAGTCGGGGCTCCTGGGGCCGAGCGTCGGGGCGACCCTGCACGGTCAGGTGTCGCTGCCGGAGCGGCGGCTCGATGCCAAGGGCGACCTCGTCCTGCGTCCGCCCGGCGATTCCTCTCGCGGGATCCTGTTCGCGGTCACGGGGCCCTGGAGCGCCCTGACGGCGCAGACGGTCGCCCACAGCGAGGCCACCGATCCGGCCGGCCGGTACGGGGACGCGATGCTCCCCGATCCGCTCAAGCTG